One genomic region from Mytilus trossulus isolate FHL-02 chromosome 9, PNRI_Mtr1.1.1.hap1, whole genome shotgun sequence encodes:
- the LOC134685115 gene encoding alpha-crystallin B chain-like, whose product MQKADDSFEMSSRIVPVKRYDWNFFDKQMDMFPSFKNDFDKDFFKDAKHSSMDEEIARMKREMFSLTTPESSLKVDQPFIQDFTGDKKMALRFDCSQFNPEEIQVKTMDKQLTVHAKHEEVSPGRKVYREFTKSYTLPQDVDPLSLKSSLTNDGFLQVEAPAPKTCVARKEIFIPIEKMLR is encoded by the coding sequence ATGCAGAAAGCAGACGATAGTTTCGAAATGTCCAGTCGTATTGTTCCAGTTAAGCGTTATGATTGGAACTTTTTCGACAAGCAAATGGACATGTTCCCATCTTTCAAAAATGATTTCGACAAAGATTTTTTCAAGGATGCCAAGCATTCAAGTATGGATGAAGAAATAGCAAGGATGAAACGGGAGATGTTTAGCCTGACAACACCAGAGTCAAGTTTGAAAGTTGACCAACCTTTTATTCAGGATTTTACTGGAGATAAGAAAATGGCTCTACGGTTTGATTGCAGTCAGTTTAATCCTGAGGAAATTCAAGTAAAAACAATGGACAAACAATTAACTGTACATGCCAAACATGAAGAAGTATCACCGGGAAGGAAAGTATACAGAGAATTCACCAAGTCGTACACTCTACCACAGGATGTTGACCCTTTGTCATTGAAGTCCAGCTTGACCAACGACGGATTTTTACAAGTTGAAGCACCAGCACCTAAAACATGTGTTGCAAGGAAGGAAATCTTTATTCCAATTGAGAAAATGCTTAGGTAA
- the LOC134683587 gene encoding ankyrin repeat domain-containing protein 49-like: MDEMNEIGIGMTPELFAAMLQHQQAMGGFMFPGESDEDDDEENEEEIQNNPKKRILWAAENNHLDIAESILQSDPELIKSCDDDMYTPLHRACYNGHVDMVKLLIRNNADINAKTSDGWQPIHSAARWNQSEVIKVLLEHNTDINSQTNGGQTPLHLSSSCKDTRETLTLLLSNPNTDRTILNNLGETAETICKRTSALCKLYEEIKT, translated from the exons ATGGACGAAATGAACGAAATAGGAATAGGAATGACACCTGAACTGTTTGCTGCT ATGCTGCAGCATCAGCAGGCAATGGGAGGTTTTATGTTCCCTGGAGAATCAGATGAAGATGACGATGAAGAAAATGAGGAAGAAATCCAAA aTAATCCAAAGAAAAGAATATTATGGGCAGCAGAAAACAATCATTTAGACATAGCAGAATCAATTTTACAGTCTGACCCAGAATTAATCAAATCTTGTGACGATGACATGTATACTCCACTACATAGAGCATGCTATAATGGTCATGTTGATATGGTTAAG TTGCTGATAAGAAATAATGCAGATATTAATGCTAAGACATCAGATGGATGGCAACCGATACACAGTGCTGCACGATGGAATCAGTCAGAAGTTATTAAAGTTTTACTAGAACATAATACAGATATTAACTCACAGACAAATGGTGGTCAAACACCGCTGCATCTATCCTCCTCATGTAAAGATACTCGGGAAACATTGACATTGTTATTATCCAATCCAAACACAGATAGGACTATTTTAAACAATCTTGGTGAAACAGCAGAGACAATTTGTAAACGGACAAGTGCGCTCTGTAAATTATATGAGGAAATAAAAACGTAG
- the LOC134685116 gene encoding uncharacterized protein LOC134685116, producing the protein MAMQKAEALPFLTVEEAIRRSKQTLRFQEELSLSIWERARIEWVYIRNLKEWMVSTGSKLTPILEKAKDFTDEMVLANLVKEALCTTEVHQNVHNAMMCSGGPYSTLQRGIGLNKITKSSEERLLSDIEKEFYMFNRKRVQYESDIQKKKVSTEKMKSTIIELEEQLSKRSRIAHVRRSTRSNRKVDNLSNRLSMLRKQIESEKSMVEKKQEALSEFMSSINKDMKKLYIELTELQTKRMQLIYSQLKKFGCAFKEFNHGYKKRKTEIGEMIGSFESICIEDIIERVKQDIEARANTRKKGHIFELQEMFNTPMKNNIEPRKDATLSACALPRQEQINNTQAVQSMMGRTQTILEGSGSDNLLVGTFCASSSESIKIKGMNPVRCQRSENSDSSLESKIETIVIPNEPDSDCKMPPPFPTKEFCVSSGDEASACMEEQHEPDDVSWKWSNTNQPLHTNHTDDISMIRNVKVIALHDFVAGKSDQISFKKGQIIKQKVGENEDGFAYGWVRENRLAPKQYGWYPAGIVQRYVPSSDSARKE; encoded by the exons ATGGCAATGCAAAAAGCAGAGGCCTTGCCGTTCCTTACAGTAGAAGAGGCTATAAGAAGAAGTAAACAAACATTAAG GTTCCAAGAAGAATTGAGTTTGAGTATATGGGAAAGAGCGAGAATAGAATGGGTGTACATCAGAAATCTTAAAGAATGGATGGTTTCTACAGGAAGCAAGTTAACCCCTATTTTAG AAAAGGCAAAAGATTTTACTGATGAAATGGTATTGGCAAACTTAGTAAAAGAAGCATTATGTACAACAGAGGTCCATCAAAATGTCCATAATGCAATGATGTGTTCTGGTGGACCATACTCAACTTTACAAAG aGGAATTGGACTAAACAAGATAACTAAAAGCTCAGAAGAAAGGCTTCTGTCTGATATAGAAAAagagttttatatgtttaatcgAAAGAGAGTACAGTACGAATCTGATATTCAGAAAAAGAAAGTG aGCACTGAGAAAATGAAGTCAACTATAATTGAGCTTGAAGAACAGTTATCCAAACGAAGCCGTATTGCGCATGTACGTCGGTCTACACGCTCCAATAGGAAGGTGGACAATCTCTCTAACAGACTATCAATGCTcagaaaacaaattgaaagtGAAAAATCTATGGTGGAGAAAAAACAAGAAGCGTTGAGCGAATTTATGTCCAGCATAAACAAG gatatgaaaaaattatatatagaacTCACAGAACTCCAGACAAAAAGGATGCAGTTGATTTATTCTCAATTAAAAAAGTTTGGTTGTGCGTTTAAAGAGTTTAATCATGGTTACAAAAA GAGGAAGACCGAGATCGGTGAAATGATAGGTTCTTTTGAGTCCATCTGCATAGAAGACATAATAGAACGTGTAAAACAAGATATAGAGGCTAGAGCAAACACAAGAAAGAAAGGTCACATATTTGAGTTACAG GAAATGTTTAATACTCCCATGAAAAACAACATCGAACCAAGAAAAGACGCCACTCTCAG CGCATGTGCACTTCCAAGGCAAGAACAAATCAACAACACACAAGCAGTTCAGTCGATGATGGGGAGAACGCAGACGATTCTAGAGGGCAGTGGAAGCGATAATTTGTTGGTGGGAACTTTCTGTGCCTCTTCTTCAGAATCGATTAAAATCAAAGGAATGAATCCGGTCAGATGCCAACGTTCCGAAAACTCCG ATTCGTCGCTCGAATCAAAGATAGAGACAATTGTTATTCCGAATGAACCTGATAGTGACTGTAAGATGCCACCTCCATTTCCGACAAAAGAGTTCTGTGTAAGCTCTGGTGATGAGGCAAGCGCTTGTATGGAGGAACAACATGAACCCG ATGATGTTAGCTGGAAGTGGTCTAATACAAATCAGCCGTTACACACCAATCATACCGACGATATCAGCATGATCAgaaatgtcaaggtcattgctcttCATGACTTTGTCGCTGGGAAAAGTGatcaaatttcttttaaaaaag GtcaaatcataaaacaaaaagttggAGAAAACGAAGATGGATTTGCATATGGCTGGGTGCGTGAGAATAGATTGGCGCCGAAACAGTATGGATGGTATCCGGCTGGAATTGTACAAAGATATGTTCCATCATCAGATTCTGCCAGAAAAGAGTGA